Proteins encoded in a region of the Anguilla anguilla isolate fAngAng1 chromosome 10, fAngAng1.pri, whole genome shotgun sequence genome:
- the barhl1a gene encoding barH-like homeobox 1a, which translates to MEASTNGSSFGIDSLLSHRPGSPIISKGDSLVGECRSPLELSPRSDLESGCSSPPSPRRECGEELVQRQGHALGLESHLQHGQISAGSQPRTVTSSFLIRDILADCKPLAACAPYSNNGQPTQEAGRLVSKIDDFIDKMHSNSSSDSEYKVKEEGDREISSSRDSPPVRLKKPRKARTAFTDHQLAQLERSFERQKYLSVQDRMELAASLNLTDTQVKTWYQNRRTKWKRQTAVGLELLAEAGNYSALQRMFPSPYFYPQSLVSNLDPGAALYLYRGPSAPPPPLQRPLVPRILLHGLQGGSEPPPPLHSLSGVLPRATQQR; encoded by the exons ATGGAGGCGTCCACAAACGGGTCCAGTTTTGGGATTGACTCTTTGCTGTCTCACAGACCTGGAAGTCCTATTATTTCGAAAGGGGACAGTTTGGTGGGCGAATGCAGGTCTCCTCTGGAGTTAAGCCCGCGGTCTGACCTGGAGAGTGGCTGTTCCTCTCCCCCGTCACCACGGCGCGAGTGCGGCGAAGAGTTAGTGCAGAGACAAGGTCATGCTCTTGGACTCGAGTCTCACCTACAACATGGACAGATTTCCGCTGGTTCCCAGCCGCGTACGGTCACTTCGTCTTTCCTCATCAGGGACATTTTGGCGGACTGCAAGCCACTTGCCGCCTGCGCCCCATATTCCAACAATGGACAGCCCACACAAGAAGCAGGGCGACTCGTGTCCAAAATTGACGACTTCATAGACAAAATGCACAGCAACTCGTCATCGGACAGCGAATACAAAG TGAAAGAGGAGGGTGACAGGGAAATATCGAGCAGCAGAGACAGCCCGCCGGTTCGACTCAAGAAGCCCAGAAAAGCACGGACTGCCTTCACCGATCACCAGTTGGCCCAGCTTGAACGCAGCTTCGAGCGGCAGAAGTATCTGAGCGTTCAGGACAGGATGGAGCTGGCGGCGTCGCTCAACCTCACAGACACCCAGGTCAAAACGTGGTACCAGAACAGGAG GACGAAGTGGAAGAGGCAGACCGCAGTTGGACTCGAACTGTTGGCAGAAGCTGGGAATTATTCTGCCCTACAAAGAATGTTTCCTTCTCCCTACTTCTACCCACAAAGTTTAGTGTCGAACCTAGACCCCGGGGCAGCCTTGTATTTGTACCGCGGACCTTCAGCTCCTCCGCCGCCTCTGCAGCGGCCTCTTGTTCCAAGGATTCTTCTACACGGTCTACAGGGAGGCAGCGAGCCGCCCCCACCTCTCCACTCCCTCTCCGGAGTGCTCCCGCGAGCCACACAGCAACGGTGA